In one window of Capra hircus breed San Clemente chromosome 28, ASM170441v1, whole genome shotgun sequence DNA:
- the ADO gene encoding 2-aminoethanethiol dioxygenase: MPRDNMASLIQRIARQACLTFRGSGGGRSSSDFGEAPGPEAPIPQGFPENLSKLKSLLTQVRAEDLNISPRKATLQPLRPNLPPVTYMHICETDGFSLGVFLLKSGTSIPLHDHPGMHGILKVLYGTVRISCMDKVEVGSGQRPRAPPPEQQFEPPLQPRERDAVQPGVLRSRAEYTEASGPCFLTPHRDNLHQIDAVDGPAAFLDILAPPYDPDDGRDCHYYRVLEPVRAKEASGSACDLPREVWLLETPQADDFWCEGEPYPGPKVFP; encoded by the coding sequence ATGCCCCGAGACAACATGGCCTCCCTGATCCAACGGATCGCCCGCCAGGCGTGCCTCACCTTCCGGGGCAGCGGGGGCGGCCGCAGCTCTTCCGACTTCGGCGAGGCGCCAGGCCCGGAGGCGCCGATACCGCAAGGCTTCCCGGAGAACCTGAGCAAGCTGAAGAGCCTGCTGACCCAGGTCCGCGCGGAGGACCTGAACATCTCTCCGCGTAAGGCCACGCTGCAGCCGCTGCGGCCCAACCTGCCGCCCGTCACCTATATGCACATCTGCGAGACCGACGGCTTCAGCCTCGGCGTGTTCCTGCTCAAGAGCGGCACCTCCATCCCGCTGCACGACCACCCGGGCATGCACGGCATCCTCAAGGTGCTCTATGGGACCGTGCGCATCAGCTGCATGGACAAGGTAGAGGTGGGCAGCGGGCAGCGGCCGCGGGCCCCGCCACCAGAGCAGCAGTTCGAGCCGCCTCTGCAGCCCCGGGAGCGGGACGCGGTACAGCCGGGCGTGCTGCGCTCTAGGGCAGAGTACACGGAGGCCAGCGGCCCGTGCTTCCTCACGCCGCACCGGGACAACCTGCACCAGATCGACGCTGTGGACGGGCCCGCCGCCTTTCTGGACATCCTGGCCCCGCCCTACGACCCCGACGACGGCCGGGACTGCCACTATTACCGAGTGCTGGAGCCTGTCAGGGCCAAGGAGGCCTCCGGCTCGGCCTGTGACCTGCCCCGAGAAGTGTGGCTCCTGGAGACCCCGCAGGCCGATGACTTCTGGTGCGAGGGGGAGCCTTATCCAGGTCCCAAGGTCTTCCCTTGA